The following coding sequences are from one Maledivibacter sp. window:
- a CDS encoding ATP-binding protein yields the protein MKRNEYILYGIDKYKEVIDEIISELDTSHDIFDVRLMLTEALTNAFKHGNNNSVDKPIYLRTICDRRSVEFEIEDSGTGFLNGNIPDEISDENILDNCGRGLFILKSIADKIDFRKNTLVIQKNIS from the coding sequence ATGAAAAGAAATGAATATATACTATATGGCATAGATAAATATAAAGAAGTTATAGATGAAATTATCTCTGAGTTAGATACTTCACATGATATTTTTGATGTAAGACTCATGCTAACAGAGGCATTAACAAATGCATTTAAGCATGGGAACAATAATAGTGTAGACAAGCCAATTTATTTAAGAACTATATGTGATAGAAGAAGTGTAGAATTTGAAATAGAGGATTCAGGAACTGGATTTTTAAATGGAAATATACCAGATGAGATATCCGATGAAAATATATTAGATAATTGTGGTAGAGGGTTATTTATTTTGAAATCAATTGCTGATAAAATTGATTTTAGAAAGAATACTTTGGTTATACAAAAAAATATTAGTTAG
- a CDS encoding accessory gene regulator B family protein, whose protein sequence is MVKRLADNISNYISFELNYDDEKSEILSYGLQIFLGTSIKTVSILILAYILNIFETTVAVSLSFVIFRRIIGGSHVDTYNKCYCLSISLMILAGIAGEVISLEAPNILILILLIYVLAVIATILWIPAGTEKKMIRNKVTRKRIKIKTICLLTIWCLVCNYLNNIELFRYVTSSLLGVTLSFFLASPLGYKFTNF, encoded by the coding sequence ATGGTAAAGAGGTTAGCTGATAATATTTCTAACTATATATCATTTGAATTAAACTATGATGATGAAAAAAGTGAGATTCTTTCCTATGGTCTACAAATTTTTTTAGGGACTTCAATAAAAACAGTAAGTATATTAATCTTGGCATATATTCTTAATATTTTTGAAACCACTGTAGCTGTATCCTTATCATTTGTTATCTTTAGAAGAATTATTGGAGGGAGTCATGTGGATACTTACAATAAATGCTATTGCCTTAGTATTTCACTAATGATTCTGGCAGGTATAGCGGGAGAAGTAATAAGCTTAGAGGCTCCAAATATTTTAATCCTGATTTTATTGATTTATGTATTAGCTGTAATAGCTACTATCCTGTGGATTCCTGCTGGTACAGAAAAGAAAATGATAAGAAATAAAGTTACGAGAAAAAGAATAAAGATTAAAACTATTTGTTTGTTGACGATTTGGTGTCTAGTATGTAACTATTTAAACAATATAGAGCTGTTTAGATATGTAACATCAAGCTTATTAGGTGTGACTCTATCATTTTTCTTGGCAAGTCCATTGGGGTATAAATTTACCAATTTTTAA
- a CDS encoding cyclic lactone autoinducer peptide: MLRNLKTFLLSSAACVFTLVAMSGASTRCMLWVYEPDMPESLKRDL; encoded by the coding sequence ATGTTAAGAAATTTAAAAACTTTTCTATTATCATCAGCAGCTTGTGTATTTACACTAGTAGCTATGAGTGGTGCTAGTACAAGATGTATGCTTTGGGTTTACGAACCAGATATGCCGGAAAGTTTAAAAAGAGATTTATAA
- a CDS encoding ATP-binding protein, with the protein MNKKEYVLYGLDNHKKVIDDIITTLDTPNDDFDVRLILTEALTNAFKHGNDNRVDKPIYIRTTYDEKSVNFEIEDCGRGFFNKPVVEEILEENVLDSYGRGLFLIKAISDKLELRKNVLIIQKNINKLEPVFSI; encoded by the coding sequence ATGAATAAAAAAGAATATGTACTATATGGATTAGACAATCATAAAAAAGTTATTGATGATATTATCACTACTTTAGATACTCCAAATGATGATTTTGATGTTAGGCTTATATTGACGGAGGCTTTAACTAATGCATTTAAGCATGGCAATGATAATAGAGTGGATAAACCTATCTATATCAGAACCACTTATGATGAGAAAAGTGTAAACTTTGAAATAGAAGATTGTGGGAGGGGTTTCTTTAACAAACCTGTAGTAGAGGAGATATTAGAGGAGAATGTATTAGATAGCTATGGAAGGGGATTATTTCTTATAAAGGCTATTTCAGACAAGTTGGAATTAAGAAAGAATGTTTTAATAATACAAAAAAATATAAATAAATTAGAACCTGTATTTAGTATATAG
- a CDS encoding SH3 domain-containing protein, translating to MKKCLIFTLVTAFLLTSCANDNIKTTMKDLESNNKLLLEQLEALQKENDTLKDENKDLSQQAKEKDLRIDRLTSEISLYQKGHFFHNEDIRKTKLLDVDLNNDDNKDFIKLECDDTKYYRLTINDVAITSIGVNVDYDFKVVDIDVGDNIKEIAISEWGPDKTPKTSFYRYTIHSVSHIGKINGHINDIERPGDGSLTTLSSGNILCSWFYKDKYQLSPRHMLVNQPKDLYEINHRAKVLKSIPILKSTTENEMIAALTVGEEVTLLSSDNKRWCQVEKENGVRGWFEVEGFDGIKGTGYKAKDVFEGLDIDNQ from the coding sequence ATGAAAAAATGTTTGATATTTACCTTAGTGACTGCGTTTCTATTGACTTCATGTGCAAACGATAATATAAAAACCACCATGAAAGATTTGGAGTCAAACAATAAGCTTCTTTTGGAGCAATTAGAAGCTTTGCAAAAAGAAAATGACACTCTAAAGGATGAAAATAAGGATTTATCTCAGCAAGCAAAGGAAAAGGATCTAAGGATTGATAGATTAACTAGTGAAATAAGCTTGTATCAGAAGGGGCATTTTTTTCATAATGAAGATATTAGGAAAACAAAGCTTTTAGATGTAGATCTAAATAATGATGACAATAAGGATTTTATAAAGCTGGAATGTGACGATACAAAGTATTATAGATTGACTATTAATGATGTCGCAATAACAAGTATAGGAGTAAATGTAGATTATGATTTTAAGGTAGTAGATATTGATGTAGGAGATAATATAAAGGAGATTGCCATAAGCGAATGGGGCCCTGACAAAACGCCCAAAACCAGCTTCTATAGATATACTATTCATAGTGTATCCCATATAGGAAAAATCAATGGACATATTAATGACATAGAAAGGCCCGGGGATGGTAGCCTAACTACATTAAGCAGTGGCAATATACTTTGTTCATGGTTCTATAAAGATAAATACCAGCTTTCTCCAAGACATATGCTTGTGAATCAGCCTAAAGACCTTTATGAAATAAATCACAGGGCCAAGGTTTTAAAAAGTATACCTATACTTAAATCCACCACGGAAAATGAAATGATAGCGGCCCTTACAGTAGGGGAAGAAGTTACCTTACTCTCTAGTGATAACAAAAGATGGTGTCAAGTAGAAAAGGAAAATGGAGTAAGGGGTTGGTTCGAAGTAGAAGGCTTCGATGGAATAAAGGGAACGGGTTACAAAGCCAAGGATGTTTTTGAAGGATTAGATATTGATAATCAATAA
- a CDS encoding SpoIIE family protein phosphatase → MKNTMAQKNDCDVEEFSEKVKLENELIEGDVEYKALLNDPSDVIFFGQANKEKYCEIVNLLPDAIIITVDGKIVLANKAACKYFNNLVNESAYKFVPNFDHIMKKRIDQIVRNKQVKTVFDYKITLEDKTVIDMEVSSSYLNFQGKPAVLSIMREITKRKKELNSASKMQKQLFKKPFTIPNKVKVDTLYVPARTVSGDFLYLCKKNENLLIGIIGDVCGKGITAALNISAFNVLFHEAALISYDPSEILNNLNRKVSDYLSERYIAACCFSFDFENKQAKVVGAGINQFIYQNSLTKCEKKIVKGSFLGMFEDSVFDEQIIHFNSGDRFYFFTDGLDFIFDDENISDIVLKAPTINKFTKSLKTSLNEMLTDVYGIQDDCTMISMEIK, encoded by the coding sequence TTGAAAAATACAATGGCACAAAAAAATGATTGTGATGTAGAGGAGTTTTCTGAAAAAGTTAAGCTTGAAAATGAATTGATAGAAGGTGACGTAGAATATAAAGCGCTATTGAATGATCCAAGTGATGTAATATTTTTTGGTCAGGCAAATAAAGAAAAATACTGTGAGATTGTTAATTTGCTACCCGATGCAATAATTATTACTGTTGATGGAAAAATTGTATTAGCAAATAAAGCGGCGTGTAAATATTTTAACAATCTTGTTAATGAAAGTGCATATAAGTTTGTTCCTAATTTTGACCATATTATGAAAAAAAGAATTGATCAAATAGTAAGGAATAAACAGGTAAAAACCGTATTCGATTATAAAATTACTTTAGAGGATAAAACAGTAATTGATATGGAGGTATCTTCTAGTTATTTGAATTTTCAGGGTAAACCAGCGGTTTTATCCATAATGAGGGAGATTACAAAGCGAAAAAAGGAACTGAATTCTGCTTCTAAAATGCAAAAACAGCTTTTTAAAAAACCCTTTACAATTCCTAATAAAGTAAAAGTCGATACTCTCTATGTTCCTGCGAGAACAGTGAGTGGAGACTTTCTTTATCTATGTAAAAAAAATGAGAACCTTCTCATTGGTATCATTGGAGACGTGTGTGGTAAGGGGATTACTGCTGCTCTTAATATATCTGCATTTAATGTTCTATTTCACGAAGCGGCATTGATTAGTTATGATCCTTCTGAAATACTAAATAATCTAAATAGAAAGGTATCTGATTATTTAAGTGAAAGGTATATAGCGGCTTGTTGCTTTAGCTTTGACTTTGAAAATAAACAAGCAAAGGTGGTAGGTGCAGGCATCAATCAGTTTATCTATCAAAATAGCTTAACCAAATGTGAAAAAAAAATTGTTAAGGGTTCGTTTCTAGGTATGTTTGAAGATAGTGTTTTTGATGAACAAATAATTCACTTCAATTCTGGAGATAGATTTTATTTTTTCACCGATGGACTAGATTTTATTTTTGACGATGAGAATATAAGCGATATCGTACTTAAAGCACCTACAATAAATAAATTCACAAAGAGCTTAAAAACTTCTTTAAATGAGATGCTGACTGATGTTTATGGGATACAAGATGATTGTACAATGATTTCAATGGAAATAAAGTAA
- a CDS encoding GHKL domain-containing protein encodes MKNKNKYTIVLTMLFQSMVIIILNFLILNSVTLNVIKESIFFFYILIIVTAITTVFMFISLKKFSYYEKKEAEFRLMKTNMGNTEELIKLLHSQRYDYLTHIQAIGALLYLEEYEELTSYLKGISKENRFTSEIVRLGHPALTALINVKREIAREKGIFFYVKCKRKIYNIDIHSWDLCSLFSNLIENAIEASLMTEGKKWIKLIVDYCNNNFIFKIENTGQIEENIMKDLFKQGNTTKSSAGRGYGLYISKKIVDKYEGRIDIKNTDEDTVVSTIILSGKVGNYGKEVS; translated from the coding sequence TTGAAGAACAAAAACAAATATACCATTGTATTAACCATGCTGTTTCAGTCGATGGTTATAATAATACTTAACTTTTTAATACTCAATTCAGTTACTTTGAATGTAATTAAAGAAAGTATATTCTTTTTTTATATTCTTATAATTGTAACAGCTATAACAACGGTTTTTATGTTTATTTCTCTGAAAAAATTTAGCTATTATGAAAAAAAAGAAGCAGAGTTTAGATTAATGAAAACCAATATGGGAAATACGGAAGAATTGATAAAGCTGTTACACTCTCAAAGATATGACTATCTAACTCACATTCAAGCTATAGGAGCGTTACTTTATTTAGAGGAATATGAAGAATTGACTAGTTATCTGAAAGGTATATCAAAAGAAAATAGATTTACTAGCGAGATAGTGAGACTTGGGCATCCTGCTTTGACGGCATTGATTAACGTCAAAAGAGAAATAGCACGTGAAAAAGGTATATTTTTTTACGTTAAATGTAAGAGAAAAATATATAATATTGATATACACTCTTGGGATTTATGTAGTTTATTTTCTAATTTAATTGAAAACGCTATAGAAGCTTCATTGATGACTGAAGGTAAAAAATGGATAAAACTGATTGTGGATTATTGCAATAATAATTTTATATTTAAAATTGAAAATACAGGACAAATAGAAGAAAATATTATGAAGGATTTATTTAAACAAGGGAATACCACTAAATCTTCTGCTGGAAGAGGATACGGACTATATATCTCTAAGAAAATCGTGGACAAGTATGAAGGCAGGATAGATATTAAAAATACAGATGAAGATACTGTAGTATCCACAATCATATTATCTGGAAAGGTAGGTAATTATGGTAAAGAGGTTAGCTGA